The genomic interval TCAAACCGTTCATGACAGCAGCGCACGCACCAGCCGCCTTGCCGGGCAACTGCTCAGCCTGTCACGCCTGCGCCACGCCGAGGCCAGACCAAAGACGCAGATCGATCTGTCGGACCTGTTGCGCGAAACGATCACCGAGTGGGCCGATCGCAACGTCGCAAAACATCACGATTTAGGCATGGCTGCCCTGCCCGACGCCCCAGTTTATATTCAGGGCGAACCCTGGTCTCTGCACGAATTGATCGGCAACCTTATTGACAACGCTCTGCGCTATACCCCGGCTGGCAGCGAGATCACCCTGAGCCTGACCAAGCAGGAAAGCACGGTGGAACTGCGGATTCAGGACAACGGCCCTGGCGTAGACTCAGAGTTGCTGGACCGTCTGCACCAGCCTTTCGAGCGCGGCGGGCGCCAGGACACCGAGGGGTCCGGGCTCGGCCTTGCTATCGTCAACTCCATCGTGCAACGGCATCAGGCAACATTCGAAATTCACAGCGAGCCGGGCCACGGTCTGTGCATATGCATTATATTCCCAGTTCTGGCCGAGGAAACCTGACATGAAACGCTGGTTGTGGGCGCACTTTTCGGCACCTTTGATAACACTGCTATTGGCGGCGGGCCTACTGCCATCCGCGGCAATGGCACAGAATAAAACCACGCTCGAAGTTGATGCCGCCCTGGATCTGCCCGTGGTGGCGCCATTGCTTGCAGCATTTGAACAGGCCCATCCGGAAATTGAGGTGTCCTTCCAGGACCAGTCCACCCTTGAGGTGGATGAACGGGCCCGAAACGCCTCACCAGCCCCCGATGTGGTCATCAGCTCGGCCATGCCCTGGCAGATGGCCCGGGTAAATGACGGCCTCGCCCAACCACTGGACAGCAGCGCCGCCCGAGAGTGGCCAAGCTGGGCCAAATGGCGCAACGAAGTGTTTGGGTTTACCTTCGAACCCATCGTGACCGTGTACCGGCTCGATCTGGCCCGCCACATGCTGCCACCCCAGACCCATGCCGACCTCCACACCATCCTGAACACCCATAAGGATATGCTCCGTGGCCGGGTCACAACCTATTCCCCCTCCGGAAGCGGCATCGGCTATACCCTGTTCCAGCAAGATGCCCGCTATTCCCCTCGATTCTGGGATCTGGTTGCCGCCCTGGGCGCGGCCGACGTGCACCTTGAAAATTCCACTCAGAAGATGCTCGAGGGGCTCACCGATGGGCGCTATTGGGTCGGCTACAACCTGCTGGGCTCTTACGCTATCCAGTGGGCCCGCAGCCATCCCGAGCTTATTGTGCAGATCCCTCAAGACTATTCATTGGTGATGATGCGCATGGCGTTCATCCATCGCGATGCGCCCAACCCCGAGGCCGCCCGTACATTCATGAATTTCTTGCTGAGCGCCGACGGCCAACAGATTCTCGCCGGCGAAACGCCGTTGTTCAGTGTGCTGCCGGATGTGGTCGGTCCCTACACCTCGCAGCGGCTGCGGGATCAGGTTGGCGAGCGCCTATACCCAATTCCCATTGATGCCTCACTCCTGGCATTCGTGGATCCCATGCGTCGCGATGTGTTCATGAACCGGTGGCGGCGGGAAATACAGATTCTAAGTCCGTAAAGGTCTCACGCTGGACAGGGTGAAAGAGGCGGGCTGACCTCAGTATCCCGAACGGAAATCGCAAGCGGGCCTTATTGTCCGACCACAGTCACCGGCCCTGTGGCATGCCGGACCACTTTTTCACTGACACTGCCAAGCAGCAGAGTGCCCACCGAAGATTTCTCGTAGGGGTACACCGTTAGCAACTGCAGGGGGAGTCTTTGTCCACGGTGACACCTCATAAGCGTTACAATGCGTCACCTCATTATCCCCTCCGCCAGATCTGGAGGGTTGACCCGGATCGACGGAGGCATTGGCTTTCAGCCCAGAGCCGTTGCGCCCCAAAGGCTTGCGGCGAACCAGACCAGAAGTGGCACTCTCACCCACTCGAGCCACTGAAAGCGGGTCCGGTTTTCCAACAGATCCCCGGCAATGACCAGCCCGCCGATCACCAGCACCGTTCCCGTAGCTACCTGCCACCCGGGCAGTTGTGGCGAGAAGAAGATAAACGCGGTGCAGACGATAAATGTCAGCATCATGGAGCAGCCCACATAGAGCTTTTTGCCAGGAGTGGTCTGTGGGTCGTACTTGGGCCGGTCGCTGCAACCGGTTTTCTGCATGCCCGGATCAGCGGCGTCCATAGCCAGGCAATCCGCCGGGCGCCAGCCAGTGGGCCGAAACCACAGCGATACCTTGTCCTGCCAGCGCGCGGTGTTGATGGTGTCGCGGGCCAGCATCGACCAGTGCTGCAGGTTGGCGCGAACCGGGTTCAGGGTATCCAGCGGACGGGTTGTCCCGTAATGGCACGGCTCGTCCGCCAGCTCCGGCTGCCAGGTGCCAAACAGACGGTCCCAGATCACCAGGGTGCCGCCGTAATTGCGATCAATGTAGATCGGGTTCTTGGCATGATGTACACGGTGGCTAGACGGCGTAGACATCACCCCTTCAATTATCGGAATGCGGTTAATGGACTGGGTATGCAACCAGAACTGGTACATCTTGAGCACCACGAACTGAACCACGAAGACCACCGGCGGACAGCCCAGCACCGCCAGAGGCAAGTAGAACACCCAGGAAAAAGCGTACTGGAATGCACTCTGGCGCAACGCCGTGGTGAAGTTGTATTCCTCACCCTGGTGATGACCCACGTGCGCGCCCCACAGGAGGTTGATCTGGTGGGCGATGCGATGAAACCAGTAGTAACAGAAGTCGACGCCCAGAAAGAACACCAGCCAGGTGATCGGATTCTCCACCTGAAAATCGATCAACCGATGGTTCTGCCACAGCCAGATAAATACCGCGAAGGTATAGGCTTTCAGCAAGGCATCGGAAATGAGCAACAAAAGGCCCATGGACAGGCTGTTCACACTGTCGTTAAAGCGGTGCAAACTGCGACCCTGCAGCCGCAACACGCCGTACTCCACCAGCATCAGTATGAGGAATAGCGGAATGGCCAGGCCATTGATGTTGTAGTCGCTCATACTGTCGCCTCGACCACTGGGCACGAATTAAAATGAGACATTTGATGTTGTCCTTGTTATTTCATTAAGAGCCTAACAAAGAGCAACGCATGAGGCCTCGAATATGTTCCGTCCTGCACTGATCGAGGCCTGAAAAGATAGACTGCCAAGGAGCACCGATGACTTCCCCACACCGCATCTACCTCGCCGGCCCGGAGGTCTTTTTTCCGAAACAGGAACACCGGGCCATCGTGGCCGAGAAAAAGCGACTGCTCCGGGAGCATGGATTTGAGGGTGTCGACCCACTGGATACTGATCTGGCGTTCCCCGAGCACGAATCGAAGCAGGATCAAGGCCTGCGAATCTACCGGGCAAACCGGGAGCTAATGGACAGCTGCGATGCCATTATCGCCAACCTGACTCCGTTCAGGGGCATTAGCGCGGACCCGGGTACGGTGTTCGAAGTGGGCTATATGATCGGCCAGGGCAAGCCCGCGTTCGGGTTTACCATGAACAGCCAGAGCTATCACGAGCGCGCCGGTTCCGGCAGCCGGGACGAGCTTGGCCACGCCATTGAGGACTTCGAGCTCAGCGACAACCTGATGATTGACTGTGGCATTACCGAATCCGGCGGCGGCTTATTTATTGCGAAGGGCCCAGAGGATCACAGCCATTTTTCCAGTGAAGTCTTCAGTGACTGCGTGAGCGCTTTGGCGTGTTGTCCGACCACCGCAACCGCCTAGCGTTGCCTGACTCTGGGGTACGCCGCAAGGTAAGGCGTCTACACACGGCCCACCCTCGATTCATCGCAGTGTCCATATTTCTTACAAGTCGCATTCCACTTCAGAAATAACCATACAGTCTGCTCCCACTGCAGGCCCCGAGCGAACAACGGGAGCAATTGATATTCCACGCCAGTTGTTAGCTGCAAATGTTTTTTGAACGGGGTCACGCAGATTGACGTCAGGTTCTTTTACTTTTCTATTGCAAAAAACTTACAACCTTAATTAATGCCAATAAAAACAATGCATTAATTATTGGTCTGTATCTTGCTCACATGCAGCCGTGCGAGAAAACAAATAACTCTAGGGAAAGAGTATGAAAATAATAACCTTCTTAGTGGCTAGTATTATGTGTGCGAGCTTGGCGAAGGCCGGGCTGATAACCGAAGGCACCATCCAACGGCTCGGTGAAACTCAATCCTCCATCGATCTATGGGGATTTTCGACCTCAGGTGGCGATGTCACGTTTGACCTTCTCTCATGGGAAATCGAGGCAACTACCGGCTTGGCCCGGGATGTAAATGGCGACGGCGAGCTGGCGTTCCTCGACACCTATATTTACCTTTTGAAAAACGATGGCGTTCTAACCCAAGACGACAAGATCAATCGCAATGACGACTCCCCAACCACTCTCGGCTCCGACGGTTCAATTCACTACTACGACTCTTTCATGTCATCCAATCTGACCGCCGGCGATTACTTTCTTGCTGTCGGTGCGTTTGGTCTCTCTATGAACGAGATACTGGCCGGAATCAATGAGTCGGCTTTCTACCCTGACTCCTGTGCCGATGGAATTGGCGAGGAATGCGACAGAGTTCGATCGGACCACGGCGACTACCGAATCACCTGGACCGGCGATGTTTCGCTCACCCAGAATCCCGGGGTGGTAATCAGCGCTCCCGAACCAGGGACCTTGGCTTTGCTGTCGCTGGGGCTTCTGAGTGTCGGCCTTTCCCGCAAAATTAAGCGCAGTCAGAACACTCGATAACCTTCACACAACAGGTCGCCACTGAGACCCAGTATCGGCCTGCTTCATTTTTTCGCCGACTCCTTGCAACACCCGGCTTGAAACTCGTCTGTACAACCGCTACACACGCGTCGGCTTCGACTTGTCCACCAACCCCGCACAGCGCTGTTACGTTGTGTACGATTCCTTCCGTGGGCCCGAAGCTAGCGATTAACGCGTAAAATCCTCGATCTCATCATAGGCCTGAACGGAAAGCTGCGTACCCAGCTTTCGCATGCCCTCCATCTGCTCCGGGTTTTGAGCCCCCCAGAACGCCTGCCAGGCCTCCAGCGATTCCCACTTTGCGATCGTTAGAATTTCTTCCTCGGCCTCTGAGGCCTTAAGCATGAAACTGCCCAAAGCGCCGGGAACTTGCTCATGAATTTGGTTGGTTGTATGACGCCAGGCGACCTTGAAGGCCTCAAAGTTCTCCGACGACACTCGCCAGCGATAAATGACCCTGATCACATTTCCCCCTTATATCGTCCTGATGCTCACCGACGCGATCACTGCTTCCCGGTTTCAGCGGTATGGGTTCCGGTTCACAATTCCTAGCGTCGAATCACGAAGTCGTCAAAATCGAAGCGGACCTTGGGTAAATCCGAGCTATGGTCTCTCGGGCTCCGGAGCCCCAGCGCGACAATGGCGCTGGTTTCCAGCCCTAGATCGTTGAGCCCCAGAATCTGGTTATAGGCACGGGCGTCAATCCCGGTCATGGGACAACTGTCAATTCTCATAGAAGCCGCTGCCGCAAGCAGCGTCCCGAGCGCAATGTAGGCTTGTTGATGCGCCCAACCCGTCTGTTCCGCTTCCGATTTTGCGGCTAAAGCCTTTTTCATATGATCGGCGTAACCCGCAATATCTGAATAAGAAACATCCCTGACGTTCTGGTACTTCGTGATGTAACGATCAACGGTGTGGTCACCAACGCGAGTCTCTACGGCAAAGACGATCAAATGAGAACAGTTCAGAACCTTATGCTGTCCATAGGAGTGCGGCAGCAAATCCCTGCGCAGATCCTGAGATTCGATCATGATTACTTTGTAAGGCTGAAGGCCGTAGGAGGAAGCACTTTTGCGCGTGGCGTCCAGTAGGTTTTCAACGATTTTGGTATCCAGTTTCTCCGGAGAAAACTCACGGACGGCGTAGCGCCAATCCAGAGCGGAGTGGATATCCATTATTTCTCCCCCTTTAAAGGGATGGTGACCGGACGGCATCGTGATCTGGGGCACTACTGAATAACGTTTCATGGATCTCACCTCGTTTGGATAGGAGGTTTTCACTCTATGAAACAGGCCAACACTAATAAACGGACAGTATGGAACTTTATACTTTCCATTTTTGAAACAATCAGGCCGAAACCGATTAACGCCTTGCCATCAAGACGCTACTCCCAATAGGGCTTTTCCCCCAAATGCTGATCCACATGCTCCAGCAAAAGGCGGACTTTCGTTGGCTGTT from Marinobacter sp. LA51 carries:
- a CDS encoding ABC transporter substrate-binding protein, which produces MKRWLWAHFSAPLITLLLAAGLLPSAAMAQNKTTLEVDAALDLPVVAPLLAAFEQAHPEIEVSFQDQSTLEVDERARNASPAPDVVISSAMPWQMARVNDGLAQPLDSSAAREWPSWAKWRNEVFGFTFEPIVTVYRLDLARHMLPPQTHADLHTILNTHKDMLRGRVTTYSPSGSGIGYTLFQQDARYSPRFWDLVAALGAADVHLENSTQKMLEGLTDGRYWVGYNLLGSYAIQWARSHPELIVQIPQDYSLVMMRMAFIHRDAPNPEAARTFMNFLLSADGQQILAGETPLFSVLPDVVGPYTSQRLRDQVGERLYPIPIDASLLAFVDPMRRDVFMNRWRREIQILSP
- a CDS encoding universal stress protein, whose translation is MRCHRGQRLPLQLLTVYPYEKSSVGTLLLGSVSEKVVRHATGPVTVVGQ
- a CDS encoding sterol desaturase family protein: MSDYNINGLAIPLFLILMLVEYGVLRLQGRSLHRFNDSVNSLSMGLLLLISDALLKAYTFAVFIWLWQNHRLIDFQVENPITWLVFFLGVDFCYYWFHRIAHQINLLWGAHVGHHQGEEYNFTTALRQSAFQYAFSWVFYLPLAVLGCPPVVFVVQFVVLKMYQFWLHTQSINRIPIIEGVMSTPSSHRVHHAKNPIYIDRNYGGTLVIWDRLFGTWQPELADEPCHYGTTRPLDTLNPVRANLQHWSMLARDTINTARWQDKVSLWFRPTGWRPADCLAMDAADPGMQKTGCSDRPKYDPQTTPGKKLYVGCSMMLTFIVCTAFIFFSPQLPGWQVATGTVLVIGGLVIAGDLLENRTRFQWLEWVRVPLLVWFAASLWGATALG
- a CDS encoding nucleoside 2-deoxyribosyltransferase, whose protein sequence is MTSPHRIYLAGPEVFFPKQEHRAIVAEKKRLLREHGFEGVDPLDTDLAFPEHESKQDQGLRIYRANRELMDSCDAIIANLTPFRGISADPGTVFEVGYMIGQGKPAFGFTMNSQSYHERAGSGSRDELGHAIEDFELSDNLMIDCGITESGGGLFIAKGPEDHSHFSSEVFSDCVSALACCPTTATA
- a CDS encoding DVUA0089 family protein, producing MKIITFLVASIMCASLAKAGLITEGTIQRLGETQSSIDLWGFSTSGGDVTFDLLSWEIEATTGLARDVNGDGELAFLDTYIYLLKNDGVLTQDDKINRNDDSPTTLGSDGSIHYYDSFMSSNLTAGDYFLAVGAFGLSMNEILAGINESAFYPDSCADGIGEECDRVRSDHGDYRITWTGDVSLTQNPGVVISAPEPGTLALLSLGLLSVGLSRKIKRSQNTR
- a CDS encoding antibiotic biosynthesis monooxygenase family protein — its product is MIRVIYRWRVSSENFEAFKVAWRHTTNQIHEQVPGALGSFMLKASEAEEEILTIAKWESLEAWQAFWGAQNPEQMEGMRKLGTQLSVQAYDEIEDFTR
- a CDS encoding nitroreductase family protein, translated to MKRYSVVPQITMPSGHHPFKGGEIMDIHSALDWRYAVREFSPEKLDTKIVENLLDATRKSASSYGLQPYKVIMIESQDLRRDLLPHSYGQHKVLNCSHLIVFAVETRVGDHTVDRYITKYQNVRDVSYSDIAGYADHMKKALAAKSEAEQTGWAHQQAYIALGTLLAAAASMRIDSCPMTGIDARAYNQILGLNDLGLETSAIVALGLRSPRDHSSDLPKVRFDFDDFVIRR